The genomic interval ACCCGGCCCGCCTGCCAGCCGCCCTCCATCCGCCACCTGCCACCCGGCCAGGAAGACCGAGAACCCTTCATGCCGGGATCAATTCACCCCTCCCGGGGCCCGGGTTTTGGGGAAGGCCACCAGGTGATCCACCGCGACCCGAATGCCAATGTGTTCGCCGATGGCATGGTTATGATGGCTCTGCACCATGCAGAGGATGACCTGACCGCTGGCCAGTCTCAGGCTGTAAAGGTATTCGGCGCCCCGGAAGGCGCGGTTGACGACCTCCGCTCGCAGGGGGCTGTCATCATCGTGGAGAATGTCATCCGGCCGCAACAGCACCTCGGCCTCTTGCCCCGGGACAAGACCGTGGGGGTCGCCCCCCGCGAGCAGGCCCAGTTCGGTCTCTACCTGGCGCTCATCCCACACCCGCGCGGGTAGCAGGACCCCCTGACCAATGAAGTTGGCGACGAAACGGTCTGCCGGCTTGTGATAAAGCTCGAAACCGCTTGCTACCTGATGCAGGCGACCGCCGAACAGGACGGCGATCTGGTCCGCCATGGCAAAGGCCTCGAATTGATCATGGGTCACCAGGATGGCGGTCACCCCGCCGCGCTTGAGCAACTCCCGCACCTCCCGAGCGAGTTGCTCGCGCAACGCCACGTCCATGCTGGAGAA from Chromatiaceae bacterium carries:
- a CDS encoding ABC transporter ATP-binding protein, with amino-acid sequence MPKQLEIKGVSVAYGDNTIVQGVDLHLDGGDIGCLLGPSGCGKTTLLRAVAGFEPVATGEIWLQGRLVARPGFGLPPEERRAGMVFQDFALFPHLSVARNIAFGLRHQDRRERQARVAELLELIGLPGSGEKYPHQLSGGQQQRIALARAMAPRPDILLLDEPFSSMDVALREQLAREVRELLKRGGVTAILVTHDQFEAFAMADQIAVLFGGRLHQVASGFELYHKPADRFVANFIGQGVLLPARVWDERQVETELGLLAGGDPHGLVPGQEAEVLLRPDDILHDDDSPLRAEVVNRAFRGAEYLYSLRLASGQVILCMVQSHHNHAIGEHIGIRVAVDHLVAFPKTRAPGGVN